One Tursiops truncatus isolate mTurTru1 chromosome 3, mTurTru1.mat.Y, whole genome shotgun sequence DNA segment encodes these proteins:
- the C2CD4C gene encoding C2 calcium-dependent domain-containing protein 4C, whose translation MKKTNMWFLERLRGSGENGATGGEGGDRAAKGPLYSNVLTPDKIPDFFIPPKLPTGPTEPEAQAELGPSTSEQNLASAAPRRGPRSPRLPAKLAAESKSLLKAATRHVIQIESAEDWTAEEAATNADPQAQGAMSLPSVPKAQTSYGFATLAESPHTRRKESLFHSEHGALAQVGSPGTRRRRGGVKANGGDGAPREAGGALMSPGRCVSGGESDTGSSAESSPFGSPLLSRSVSLLKGFAQDSQAKVSQLKHSVGRHGSPSADDSTPDTSPGARRRLARRATPEPGPEPGAAPRAEHAVRIGPRGSVRLLAEYEAAQARLRVRLLAAEGLYDRLCDARSINCCVGLCLVPGKLQKQRSTIVKNSRHPVFNEDFFFDGLGPASVRKLALRIKVVNKGSSLKRDTLLGEKELPLTSLLPFL comes from the coding sequence ATGAAGAAAACCAACATGTGGTTCTTGGAGCGGCTTCGTGGGTCAGGGGAGAATGGAGCTACGGGGGGCGAGGGTGGGGACAGGGCCGCCAAGGGACCCCTGTACAGCAACGTGCTCACGCCCGACAAGATCCCGGACTTCTTCATCCCCCCGAAGCTGCCCACCGGCCCCACGGAGCCGGAGGCTCAGGCTGAGCTGGGGCCCTCGACCTCGGAGCAGAACCTGGCCTCTGCCGCGCCCCGCCGCGGCCCCCGGAGCCCCCGGCTGCCTGCCAAGCTGGCCGCCGAGAGCAAGAGCCTGCTGAAGGCGGCCACCAGGCATGTGATCCAGATCGAGAGCGCAGAGGACTGGACCGCCGAGGAGGCCGCCACCAACGCCGACCCCCAGGCCCAGGGGGCCATGTCGCTGCCCTCGGTGCCCAAGGCCCAGACGTCCTATGGCTTCGCCACGCTGGCCGAGAGCCCCCACACACGGCGCAAGGAGTCTCTGTTCCATAGCGAGCACGGGGCTCTGGCCCAGGTGGGCTCCCCGGGCACCCGGCGCCGTCGGGGGGGCGTCAAGGCCAACGGGGGCGATGGGGCGCCCAGGGAGGCCGGCGGTGCCCTCATGAGCCCCGGCCGCTGCGTCAGTGGCGGGGAGAGCGACACGGGGTCCTCGGCCGAGTCCTCGCCGTTCGGGTCCCCCCTGCTCTCGCGCTCCGTGTCGCTGCTCAAAGGGTTCGCCCAGGACAGCCAGGCCAAGGTGAGCCAGCTGAAGCACTCGGTGGGCCGCCACGGCTCCCCGTCGGCCGACGACAGCACGCCGGACACCAGCCCTGGGGCCCGGCGCCGCCTGGCCCGCAGGGCCACCCCGGAGCCCGGCCCCGAGCCCGGCGCGGCGCCCCGCGCGGAGCACGCTGTGCGCATAGGCCCGCGGGGCAGCGTGCGGCTGCTGGCGGAGTATGAGGCGGCCCAGGCCCGCCTGCGCGTGCGCCTGCTGGCGGCCGAGGGCCTCTACGACCGGCTCTGCGACGCCCGCAGCATCAACTGCTGTGTGGGCCTGTGCTTGGTGCCCGGCAAGCTGCAGAAGCAGCGCAGCACCATCGTCAAGAACAGCCGCCACCCCGTCTTCAACGAGGACTTCTTCTTCGACGGCCTGGGGCCGGCCAGCGTGCGGAAGCTGGCGCTCAGGATCAAGGTGGTGAACAAGGGCAGCAGCCTCAAGCGGGACACCCTGCTCGGGGAGAAGGAGCTGCCCCTGACCTCTCTGCTTCCCTTCTTGTAA